In Chryseobacterium gleum, a single genomic region encodes these proteins:
- a CDS encoding primase-helicase family protein, whose translation MSEKIPYLRVGITYYKTIEKPLISGDKISILVRWNRETIISDHGKIYVSKVSKYDGFCCIPSHLNYKQIIDGFYNMYNEIPYQPINESISPEDLENKIPFSLKFMEHIFGEQLELGLDYIKILLEHPTQILPILCLVSKERATGKSTFIKWLKSIFGLNMTYIKGDSFSSQFNSDWTSMLIVAIDEVFFDKKEITERLKYLSTTDKDKKEAKGKDREEVEFFGKFILCSNNEDNFIQIDENEIRFWIIKVKSIKSENTEFLKNLNKEIPYFLRYLIQRPFHSRKETRMWFTDSQIRTKALQKLVWKNNNKLESKIIELLYEFFESTEDSKIHCIPQDIFNMLGKMFSKQYWTVNDVRKILKENWKLEPQSNSLAYIKYDLDHGLNFFQQNKTGRYFTIDRNFILQRFDEMMN comes from the coding sequence ATGAGCGAAAAAATTCCATACCTCAGAGTAGGGATAACCTATTATAAGACTATCGAGAAACCATTGATCTCAGGAGACAAAATTTCAATTTTGGTACGATGGAACCGTGAAACAATTATTAGCGATCACGGAAAAATCTACGTTTCAAAAGTTTCAAAATATGATGGCTTCTGCTGTATTCCTTCTCATCTTAATTATAAGCAGATCATCGACGGATTCTACAATATGTACAATGAAATTCCTTATCAACCAATCAATGAAAGTATAAGTCCTGAAGATTTAGAAAACAAAATTCCATTCTCACTAAAATTTATGGAGCATATTTTCGGAGAGCAATTGGAGCTAGGCCTAGATTACATAAAGATATTGCTTGAACATCCAACGCAGATACTTCCAATTCTTTGCTTGGTAAGTAAAGAAAGAGCTACTGGAAAATCAACTTTTATCAAATGGTTGAAATCTATCTTCGGATTAAATATGACCTACATCAAAGGAGACTCATTCAGCAGTCAGTTCAATTCAGATTGGACTTCAATGCTGATTGTTGCAATTGATGAGGTATTCTTTGATAAAAAAGAAATCACTGAACGCTTAAAATATCTTTCTACTACTGACAAAGACAAAAAGGAGGCAAAGGGAAAAGACCGTGAAGAAGTCGAATTCTTTGGCAAATTTATTCTCTGTTCCAATAATGAAGATAACTTCATTCAGATCGATGAAAATGAGATCAGATTTTGGATCATCAAAGTAAAATCAATCAAAAGCGAAAACACCGAATTTCTAAAAAATCTCAACAAAGAGATCCCTTATTTTCTTCGATACTTAATTCAAAGACCTTTCCACAGTCGTAAGGAGACAAGGATGTGGTTCACAGACTCCCAGATCAGAACAAAGGCTCTTCAGAAACTGGTGTGGAAAAATAATAACAAACTGGAATCCAAGATCATCGAACTTTTATATGAGTTTTTCGAAAGTACTGAAGACAGCAAAATCCATTGTATTCCTCAGGACATTTTCAATATGCTTGGCAAGATGTTCAGCAAACAATACTGGACAGTCAACGATGTCCGGAAAATACTGAAAGAAAACTGGAAACTCGAACCACAAAGTAATTCTTT
- a CDS encoding helix-turn-helix domain-containing protein: MQTTNPFQTILDELGEVKDLLYSLKKEPEIELKKKLYSIKECSEILKLDYQTVRSHILKGNIKAEQIGRFYRVNHFDLMDALNEVKSLKYRR, encoded by the coding sequence ATGCAGACAACAAATCCATTCCAAACCATTCTCGACGAATTAGGGGAAGTAAAAGACTTACTCTATTCCCTAAAAAAAGAACCTGAAATCGAGTTGAAAAAGAAACTATACTCTATCAAAGAGTGTTCAGAAATTCTTAAACTGGATTACCAGACCGTACGCTCACACATTTTAAAAGGCAACATCAAAGCAGAACAAATAGGAAGATTCTACAGGGTCAATCATTTTGATCTGATGGATGCTTTAAACGAGGTCAAATCGCTTAAGTATAGGAGATAG